Genomic DNA from Pigmentiphaga litoralis:
CAGGCACCAGTCCGTATTGCTGGAAGCCGGCCAGCAACATGGCGGCGGTCGCCGACGTGGGCAAGCCCAGCGACAGCAACGGCACCAGCGTGCCGGTGGCCGCGGCGTTGTTGGCCGCTTCCGGGCCGGCCACGCCTTCGATGGCGCCATGCCCGAATTCTTCCGGATGACGCGCCAGCTTGCGTTCGACGGTGTATGACAGCAGGGTCGGCACTTCGGCCCCGCCTGCCGGCAGCGCGCCGATCGGAAAGCCGATGGCAAAGCCGCGCAGCCAGCCTTTCCACGAACGCGACCAGTCTTCGCGTGTCATCCACAACGAGCCTTTGACCGGGATCAGCTTTTCGGCCTGACCGTTGAAGCGGGACAAGACGAACAGCGTTTCCCCCACGGCAAACAGGCCCACCGCCAGGGTCGTGATCGAGATGCCATCGAGCAGCACGGGCACGCTGAAGTCCAGGCGCGATTGCCCGGTCAGCTTGTCGATGCCGATCAGGCCCAGCGTCAGGCCCAGCACCAGGCTGGTAAGACCCCGCATGACGGACGTCCCGAAGGTCGCGGCCACCGTGACAAACGCCAGCATCATCAACGCAAAGTAGTCCCAGGGACCGAAGTGCACGGCAAGCTCGACCAGCCAGGGGGCAACCAGGGCCAGACCGATCGTTGCCAGGGTGCCGGCAAAGAACGAGCCGATGGCCGCGGTGGCGAGCGCGGGCCCGCCCCGGCCGGCGCGCGCCATCTTGTGCCCTTCGATGGCGGTGGCGATCGATGCCGCCTCTCCGGGGGTATTGAGCAGGATGGCGGTGGTGGAACTGCCGTACATGCCGCCGAAGTAGATACCGGCGAACATGATGAGCGAGCCCGTGGGATCGAGCTGGAAGGTGACAGGCAGGAGCAACGCGACCGTCAGGGACGGACTGATGCCGGGAAGGATGCCGACCAGGGTGCCGAGCAGCACGCCGATACCTGCAAACAGCAGGTTCGACGGCGTTGCGGCCACCGCCAGGCCATTCAACAACAATGACAAGGTATCCATGGTCAGTCCGCCGCCCGATACAGCACCGCTTCGACCAGGCCTTCAGGCAGGCTCAGCGACAGCAGTTGCGTGAAGAACAGCGACGCCACCGTGGACAGCACCAGCCCGATGGCGATCGAGGTGATGCCCACCGGCTTGCCGAACGCACGCGCCGAGGCGACGAACATCAGGGTTGCCGCCAGGATGAAGCCGCCGTTGAAGGCGACGCAGACGATCGCGGCGATCCATCCACCGGTACACCATGCCAGGGCTGGCACATTGACGGGCGCAGTCGGCCTCGGCGCAAAGCGCCGCAGCTTGAACGCCTGGACCCAGTGCGCCAGGCCCAGGGCAATCAGCGCCACCGAGACCAGCCGCAAGGCCGCGGAAGGACCGACGCCCATGGTGCCGGCCGACCGCAGGCCGCCGGCGTTGATGTACAGCGTGGCGGCCAGCGCAAAGAGGCCGACGCCGATGAAGAACGGCGCGCGCCAGGAACCGAATACCGATTCGGGACGGGTGTCGTTCATTTCACCAGTCCGATCGACGTCAGCGCTGCCGACACCCGCTCACGCTCGGCTTTCAGGAACGCGTCGAAGGCCGGGCCATCCAGATAGGCATCTTCCCAGCCGCGGGTCTTGAGCACGTTCTTCCATGCCGGGGTGGCCACGGCGCGCTGGATCGCGGCGCCCAATGCCTGGCGTTGCGCAGCGGTGATGTTGCTGCCTGCCACGACACCGCGCCAGTTGGTCAGCACGACGTCCAGGCCCTGCTCTTTCAGGGTGCCGGCCGACTCGCCTTCCACCTTGCGGTCGCCCGACACGGCCAGGGCGCGCAGCTTGCCTGCCTTGATCTGGCTTTCGAACTCGTTGTAGCCCGACACGCCAGCCGTCACGCGCCCGCCCAGCATTTCGGCCAGCGCTTCGCCGCCGCCCGAGAACGGCACGTAGTTCAGTTTGCTGGTGTCGCCGCCCGCGGCCTTGGTGACCAGGCCTGCCAGGATGTGGTCAGCGCCACCGGCCGAGCCGCCCGCCCAGACGACCTTGGCCGAATCGGCCTTGATGGCCTTGGCCAGGTCCGCCATGTTGCGGTAAGGCGACTGCGCGGGCACGACCACCACCAGCGGATCGGCGGTAAGGCGCGCGATCGGGGTCACGGCATCCAGGCCGACGGGCGCCTTGTTCATCAACACGGCGCCAACCAGGGTGATCCCCATCATCAGCGCCTGGTTGCCGTCCTTTTGCGCCGCACCGGCGAACTGGGCCAGGCCGATCGTGCCGCCCGCGCCAGGCACGTTGACCACCTGGACAGACGGGACAATCTTTTCGGACATCAGGACTTGCTGGAGCGCGCGCGATGCGCCGTCCCATCCACCACCGGGAGCCGCAGGCGCAGTGAGCTTGATTTGACGAGGTACGGATGCGTCAGCCGCGTGGGTAGGGGCGACAGCGAAACATGCCAGCGCCGTGAGGATGGCGGCGCAGGGTTTCTTGATGAAGTTCACGGTTTGGTCTCCAGAGTTGCTTGCGCAGATCGCAGCATCGTGTAATTGCATTTTAGTTTTACGAAATGCAAAGAGCGAGCTATGGTTTTCCATAGTCGACTCTGAGCATTTGTTGCCGCGCAGGGCGTTCCGGAGATGTTTTGTGAGAGTGTTCCGGACCGGCCCGCAGCAAATGCCCGAAAGCCACGGCTGCGCTCAAGATGCCATTGCGCTGGGGCGGGGTCAACCGGTTTTCAGGTGGGGCCGGACGGGCCAACGTTTCCCCTAGATTCTTTCCCGTCGTTCATCGATGACCGCGAGCAAGGTCGTCGAGAACGCTTCCAGCGCGGTGGGCTGCTCGCGGCCCCGTTTCATGATCAGGTGGAAGGCGAGCGACAGCACGGGATCGGTCAGCGTGGCGACCGCCAGCTGCGCGCCGTGGCCCAGGGGCACGGCAAACGAGGGGACGATGGCCGGGCCGACGCCCGCGGCGGCCATACCGATCACCGACTCCAAGCGATGCAGATGGATGCCGTCGCGGCGGGCCACGTTGCAGGCGGCGCGGCACTTGTCGATCTGCTGCTGCAGGTCGGCGGCGGGATGCAATTCGACGAAAGGCACGTCGGGCAGGTCCTGCCACCGCAGGCGCTTGGGCAGGCGGCCGCGCGACCGCGCCCTGAGCGGACCCGTCCTGGCTTCGACATAGACGAGGTCGAAGTCGAACAGCGGCCGTCTCAACACATTGGGCACGCGCTTGGGAAACACCCCCAGCGCGCAGTCCAGTTCGCCGCTGCGCACCAGCGCTTCCAGTTCCGGCAGGGGCAGGTCCACGATATGCAAAGTGAGCGCGGGATGGGTCTGCTGCATGCGCATGTACACCAGCGGCATGACGCTGGCCGAGAAGATCGGTGGCACGCCAATGCGCAGATGCATCCGGCGGCTTTCCGACAGCTGGCTCAGGACCGGTGCGATCGTTTCGATTTCGTCGACCACCTGGCGCGCGACGGGCACCAGCTTCTGACCGGCTGGCGTGAGCCCGACCGAGCGGGTGGTGCGCTCGAACAGGCGGCAGGACAGCTGCGCTTCCATGTCCTGCATCATCAGGCTCAGGCCCGGCTGGCTGATGTGGATGCGCTCGGCCGCCCGCGTCATGCTGCGCGTCTCGACCACGGCAAGGAAGGCCTTGAAATGCCGGATGCTCAGATTCATAAGCACGGACTATGAATGGATTAGGGACATATATTAGACATATCGCCAGCGCCTTCCTACCATCCGTACACACAGCCGAAAAGGCGGGTTGAGGAGACAGACGATGGCAGGCATTTCAACAGGGGTCGCGCTGCGGCTCGGGGCGACGGCCGTGGCGGCGGTCACCCTATCTTCAGCGGCCCTGGCGGCCGACGCAGCCTGGCCGGACCGGCCGGTGACGCTGGTCGTGCCGTACACCCCGGGCACCAGCATGGACACGCTGGCGCGGGCGATCGGGCCGAAGCTGTCGCAGCGCATCGGCCAGCCCGTCATCGTGGAAAACCGCCCCGGGGCGAGCGGCAACATCGGCACCAGCTACGTGGCCAACGCCGCGGCCGACGGGCACACCTTGCTGATGACGGTCAGCACGTTCGTGATGAATCCCAGCCTGTTCAAATCCGTGCCTTACGACCCCGTGAAAAGCTTCGTCCCGGTGGGGCAGGTCGCGACCGGCGCGCTGGTGTTCGCGGTGACTCCGGGGTTTGAAGCGACCACGCTGACCGAGGCCCTGCAGCGCTTCAAGTCGAAGCCGGGTCAGTACGCCTATGCGTCGCCGGGCAAAGGCACGCCGCAGCACCTGGCCATGGAGTTGTTCAAACTGAACGCTGGCGTGGACGTGCTGCACGTGCCCTACAGCGGTTCGGCCGGCGCGGTAACGGACTTGCTGGGCGGACAGGTGCAGGCCATGATCCTGCCCGCCAATACCGCGCTGGGCTTCCGGCAGTCGGGCAAGCTGCGGGTGCTGGCCGCGACGCAGGCAACGCGGATTCCGGTCATGGCCGACGTGCCGACCCTGGCCGAGCAAGGGGTACGGGGCGCCGACGTGGACCTGTGGTTCGGCCTGCTGGCGCCCGCGCGCACGCCGGCGCAGGTCGTTGCAAAGATCAACCAGGAGGTCAACCAGGTGCTTGCGATGCCTGACGTCCAGGCAAACATGGACAAGCTGGGCCTGGTGGTCGCGCCCGGCACGCCCGACGCCTTCGGCAAGCTGGTTGCCGCCGAAACCACACGTTGGGCCAATGTCATCAAACAAGCCGGCATTACCGCAGACTAAGGAAAGCATCATGAACCAGAAACCCAGAGTGATCATTGCGGGAGCAGGCATCGGCGGCCTGACGGCAGCGGCATGCCTGCTGAAACGCGGCTATCCGGTGCAGATCTTCGAGCAGGCGTCCGCGCTGGCCGAGGTCGGCGCCGGCGTGCAATCGAGCGCCAACGCGGTCAAGGTGCTGATCGACCTTGGCCTGCGCGACGAACTGGAAAAGACCGCAGTGCGGCCCGAGGCTTTTGAATTCCGCCGCTACGACACGGCCGAACTCATGCACCGCATTCCCCTGGGCAAGCAGCATGAAGCGGCCAATGGCGCGCCCTACTATCACATCCACCGGGCCGACTTGCACGAGTTGCTGGCCAAGGCGGTCATGGCGCTGGATCCCCACTGCATCCACCTGAAGGCCCGGGCGATCGGATTCGATCAGGGGCCCAAAGGTGTGGTGCTGCATCTGCACGACGGCCGGCAGGCGCTGGGCGATGTGCTGATCGGCGCCGATGGCATCAAGTCGGCGATCCGCACGCAGATCCTGGGCCCGACGCCGGCAAGCTATACCGGCGACGTGGCATGGCGCGCCGTAATCCCGACGCACCGTCTGCCCGCCGACATCATGGACACGGTGTCCACCGTGTGGTGTGGCCCGAAGCGGCACGTGGTGATGTACTACCTGCGGGCGCGCACGCTGCTGAACTTTGCCGGCCTGGTCGAGCATCCGTTTGCCGAAGTCGAATCCTGGACGCAGAAGCGGCCGTGGGAAGACATGAAGGCGGACTTTGCCGGATGGCATCCGACCATCCAGACCGTGATCGACGCCATCGATCACGACAGCTGCTATCGCTATGCCTTGAACGACCGGCCGCCGGTCGACAACTGGAGCGAGGGCCGCGCCACCCTGCTGGGGGACGCAGCGCACCCCACCCTGCCCTATCTGGCATCGGGCGCGGCGATGGCGATCGAAGACGGCGCGATACTGGCCCGGTCGCTGGATGCCCACGACGATGTCACCGAGGCCTTGCAGGTCTACCAACGCACGCGGCTGGACCGCACGGCGAAGGTGGTGCGCGAGTCGGCGGGCAACCGGGATCTGTATCGGATCGAAGACGTGGCCGCGATGCGGCAGGCATTCGCGGACAAGGACATGACCAAGACGCGCGCGCAGTGGTTGTATTCCTACGATC
This window encodes:
- a CDS encoding FAD-dependent monooxygenase; the protein is MNQKPRVIIAGAGIGGLTAAACLLKRGYPVQIFEQASALAEVGAGVQSSANAVKVLIDLGLRDELEKTAVRPEAFEFRRYDTAELMHRIPLGKQHEAANGAPYYHIHRADLHELLAKAVMALDPHCIHLKARAIGFDQGPKGVVLHLHDGRQALGDVLIGADGIKSAIRTQILGPTPASYTGDVAWRAVIPTHRLPADIMDTVSTVWCGPKRHVVMYYLRARTLLNFAGLVEHPFAEVESWTQKRPWEDMKADFAGWHPTIQTVIDAIDHDSCYRYALNDRPPVDNWSEGRATLLGDAAHPTLPYLASGAAMAIEDGAILARSLDAHDDVTEALQVYQRTRLDRTAKVVRESAGNRDLYRIEDVAAMRQAFADKDMTKTRAQWLYSYDPLSVTLAD
- a CDS encoding tripartite tricarboxylate transporter substrate binding protein, which produces MAGISTGVALRLGATAVAAVTLSSAALAADAAWPDRPVTLVVPYTPGTSMDTLARAIGPKLSQRIGQPVIVENRPGASGNIGTSYVANAAADGHTLLMTVSTFVMNPSLFKSVPYDPVKSFVPVGQVATGALVFAVTPGFEATTLTEALQRFKSKPGQYAYASPGKGTPQHLAMELFKLNAGVDVLHVPYSGSAGAVTDLLGGQVQAMILPANTALGFRQSGKLRVLAATQATRIPVMADVPTLAEQGVRGADVDLWFGLLAPARTPAQVVAKINQEVNQVLAMPDVQANMDKLGLVVAPGTPDAFGKLVAAETTRWANVIKQAGITAD
- a CDS encoding tripartite tricarboxylate transporter TctB family protein, whose product is MNDTRPESVFGSWRAPFFIGVGLFALAATLYINAGGLRSAGTMGVGPSAALRLVSVALIALGLAHWVQAFKLRRFAPRPTAPVNVPALAWCTGGWIAAIVCVAFNGGFILAATLMFVASARAFGKPVGITSIAIGLVLSTVASLFFTQLLSLSLPEGLVEAVLYRAAD
- a CDS encoding Bug family tripartite tricarboxylate transporter substrate binding protein; translation: MSEKIVPSVQVVNVPGAGGTIGLAQFAGAAQKDGNQALMMGITLVGAVLMNKAPVGLDAVTPIARLTADPLVVVVPAQSPYRNMADLAKAIKADSAKVVWAGGSAGGADHILAGLVTKAAGGDTSKLNYVPFSGGGEALAEMLGGRVTAGVSGYNEFESQIKAGKLRALAVSGDRKVEGESAGTLKEQGLDVVLTNWRGVVAGSNITAAQRQALGAAIQRAVATPAWKNVLKTRGWEDAYLDGPAFDAFLKAERERVSAALTSIGLVK
- a CDS encoding tripartite tricarboxylate transporter permease gives rise to the protein MDTLSLLLNGLAVAATPSNLLFAGIGVLLGTLVGILPGISPSLTVALLLPVTFQLDPTGSLIMFAGIYFGGMYGSSTTAILLNTPGEAASIATAIEGHKMARAGRGGPALATAAIGSFFAGTLATIGLALVAPWLVELAVHFGPWDYFALMMLAFVTVAATFGTSVMRGLTSLVLGLTLGLIGIDKLTGQSRLDFSVPVLLDGISITTLAVGLFAVGETLFVLSRFNGQAEKLIPVKGSLWMTREDWSRSWKGWLRGFAIGFPIGALPAGGAEVPTLLSYTVERKLARHPEEFGHGAIEGVAGPEAANNAAATGTLVPLLSLGLPTSATAAMLLAGFQQYGLVPGPLLFTTNPELVWGLIASFLIGNAMLLLLNLPLVGLWVKLLAIPQHWLYAGILLFALLGTLAANPSAVELGMLLIFGLVGYAMRYWDYPVAPMIVGLILGPMAEIQFRRALQISLGDPMVFFTNPGSAVLLLLAVVALFAPLVFKGLRKFQGADE
- a CDS encoding LysR family transcriptional regulator gives rise to the protein MNLSIRHFKAFLAVVETRSMTRAAERIHISQPGLSLMMQDMEAQLSCRLFERTTRSVGLTPAGQKLVPVARQVVDEIETIAPVLSQLSESRRMHLRIGVPPIFSASVMPLVYMRMQQTHPALTLHIVDLPLPELEALVRSGELDCALGVFPKRVPNVLRRPLFDFDLVYVEARTGPLRARSRGRLPKRLRWQDLPDVPFVELHPAADLQQQIDKCRAACNVARRDGIHLHRLESVIGMAAAGVGPAIVPSFAVPLGHGAQLAVATLTDPVLSLAFHLIMKRGREQPTALEAFSTTLLAVIDERRERI